TTGAGTGGCTTGGAAAGCAAGTGGATAAGAGGCTCGCTGCATCCCTATGAACGAGTGGATACATATTGTCCAGCTCGTCACTGACATCCACGGTCTaaaatgtgtgtgtgagagagagagagagagagcacggcgAAGCCTGGCGGCCAAGCGCGCACCGACGCTGGCCGCCGTTTAGAACTCTGTGGGACGACTCTTATAGAGCAGCAGGTCGCAGCACACGCACAGCAAACCGGCAAGCATCAAGGAGAATACAGCCAGGTATGAATCCCCTAGATCCGTGAGTCTCTTGCTCCTCTTTTCCCTCCTCTTCTTCTGTACAAATCCAAGGCTCACTCTCGCCAGGTCCATAGGCCAGTAATGAAATTGCCGAGTTCTAGTAGAGTTGGAAGCTCAAGTGCTATCATCTTTATAGGTTCTCTAAATTAATCATTCTAGCTATCCGTTCTATAACAAAAGCGTAGAGATAGAGAATTTACTAATACTGACATCGATTCTACGTAGATTATTTGCAGAAGAATTGGTTACAAAACAAGTACACTAATTTGGGAGCACATACAAGGAAGAGCAATCGATGGCCGAGTCTACTGTTAAGGCAGTGGTCGGGAACGTGAGCAACCTTGCCGTTCAGGAGACAAGCCTGCTATGTGGAGTCACCCTTGAAGTTGAGTGCCTGAAAAATGAGCTTGAGCGACTGAAGTGGTACCTGAAATCTGCCGACGCTAAATGGAGATCAGGAGATGACCGTGTGGCTAcctgggtcagccagatcaaggccgTCTCATATGAGGCTGAGAATGTCATCGAGGTCACCGATTACATGGGCAAGCGAAACAGGCTCAAGAAGGGCTTCTTAGGTGCCATCTCAAGGTATGCTCACTTACCCGGTGACTTGATCACTCTTCACAAAGTCGGTGTCGAAATCAAGCGTGTAAGAAGGAAGCTCGATGAGATATTTCAAAGTGCGGAACGTTTGAAATTTATTTTAGACAGTAGTGTTGTTGACGACAAGGTTCACGTAGATGGTGAGTCTCAACAAGAGTATGGTCTTATGTACGAAAACATTGAAGATGATTTTGTGATGGTTGGCTTTGAAGATGAGTATGAAGAAATAGTTGATAAATTAGTTGACATAGACAAGGATCTTAGTGTTGTTTCCATAGTTGCCATGGGTGGTGCGGGAAAAACAACACTTGCTAGAAAAGTCTACTCTTCATCTATAGTTGAACAACACTTTGAGAAAATTGCTTGGGTGACTGTATCTGAAAAGTATAAGGGCATTGATTTAATGAAGGATATTATGAAACAATTAATGGGGACAAGGGGTGATTCACTTGAACAAATGGAAGAGTATGAGGTGGGAAAAAAAACCCATGACTTTCTCTTGCATAGAAGATACTTGGTAGTTCTCGATGATGTGTGGGAAACCAACACATGGGACCAAATAAACAGAAAGGTCAAAGCCTTTCCAAATGCAAGTAATGGCAGTAGAATACTCTTAACCACTCGAAAGGAAGATGTCGCAAATCATATACAAATGCCAACCCATGTTCATCATTTGAAGAAGTTAGACGAAGATGAAAGTTGGAAACTTTTTAACAGCAAAGCTCTACCATCATACATAAGGAGAACCATAATTGATGTGTATGAGTTTGAAGAACTAGGGAGAAACCTTGCAAGAAAATGTGATGGATTACCTCTTGCCCTTGCGGTTTTGGGAGGCTATCTATCAAGGAATCTAAACACACAAACATGGTGTGATATACTCTTGGATTGGCCATCAACCAAGAATGGACAGATGATGCGAGAAATACTAGCTCGCAGTTACAAAGACCTGGCAAATCATCACTTGAGATCGTGTTACCTCTATTTTGCCGCTTTTCCAGAAGATTACAAAATATCTGTGTTGGCTCTTATTGAAGTATGGATAGCAGAAAGATTCATTCCGCATTTACCAAATCATAAACTAGAAGAAACAGCACATAAGTATGTACTCGAGTTGGCTCAGAGAAACTTGGTCCAAGTTATTGAGAGAAGTGAGGTACATGGATGCATTCTAACAGTAAGAATTCATGACATTCTACGTGACTGGTGCATAGAAGAAGCAAGGCAAGATGGTTTTCTTGATGTCATCAACAAAACTGCAGGTTAGGCTTCCTCGCCTCTCATTGTAAGTTTATATCTTTAATTTAATTTTGGTGTTATTACAAATCATGAGGTTTCTTAATTTGCTGACGTGTATATGCTCTTTGCAAAACTAAAATGCAGGACAAGGTGGTCCATCTTCATCTAATACCATGATATCATATCATTCTTCTGTCCAAAACTTGAATGGCGATCTAATTTGCCATGAAAGCATATCTAATTCAGCACGAACACTTATTGTCTTTAGAATTCCTTCTGTATCGTTGTCCAACCAGCTAAAATTGTTGAGGGTTCTTCATGTGGAAGATTCAAGTCTGGAAAATTTCTCCAGGATAATTGGTGGGTGCATTTACCTAAGATACATCAGGCTTAGAAGATGCAAAGGTGTGACATTGCCTTCTTCAATAGGACAACTCCTTTACTTGGAGACTATAGATCTAAAATGCACACAAATGGACTCGGTAGTACCAAAGTCCCTCTGGGATATCCCTACTTTAAGGCATGTTTATCTTGGAAATGAGTTTTCCCCACCAAGGAGTCTGCGACATAAAGAGCTCCAGACCTTTGAGTTATATCTTACGCGTGCCGAAACTAAATACCGACGTCATAACATGGTTATTTTTTTGGGCCAGATGAATCAAGTAACAACCTTCTCTTGGGCGATTAGCCATATCCCGTTAGAAGTGATTAACATATTTGCAAACATGCCTCATCTTGTCGATATTTATCTCAACAAATTTAGTGTGCTCAAGACGATCCCCGCTAAGTTCCCACAAAGCCTACGGTGTCTTGTTCTATTTGCTGATATCATTGAACAAGATCCGATGCCAATGTTGGAGAAGCTCCCATCTCTTGTGGTGCTGGAATTATCCGGATATCGTGGCCGAATCATGTCCTGCTCTGCCAAAGGGTTTCAGCGCATGCAATCGCTAaaacttgatgagttctccattgagGAGTGGCGGATGGATGTTGGGTCGATGCCAAGGCTTTCCCACCTTGCACTTCGGAGATGCAGGCAAATAGAGAAGCTCCCCGAGGGGTTGTTGCATGTTCGGCTCCTCATCGGTGATATTGAACTGTTCAATGTGCCTCAGATTACCGAAGATGATAATATATTGTATGAGCTGCAAAGCAGAGGATGGAAGGTATGCACATATGAAGCTTGTGGAAATATTATCGTTTTTGGAGTCAATTATTGTTTATTAGCTGGATCGGCTTAACAGCTCGTTGTGCTCAATTTCTCATGCGCATTTTGCACAGGTGAAACGTTCACCGTGAGCCATGCATGATTCGTCGCAAGATCTTTGACTACGAATCAGAGGAAGAGTTTCCTGACTCTCCCAAGGCACTCATTACTTCACAATATGCATGCTCCGACTTAAAGCTATATGATTCCCTCAAATACCCCAGAATTAGCTGAAGCATTGGCGCTACGGCGTGCGGTGGCTCTCACCTGTGATGAAGGATTTTCAAGGGCCGTTTTGCAGTCAGACTGTTTCTCAGTTATCCAAAGAACCAATGCTTCAACGGTTGATCGCTCGCTGATGGGGCTCATCACTGCTAATATGAAGGAGTTGGCGGCGGTCTTCTCATCTGTTCGCTTTAGTCATGTAAATCGTTTGTCGAATGTTGCGGCACATATTCTAGCTAGATCTTGTGAGTCCCCTAGTGACTCTATTTTTCATGTAACCCCGGATTGTATCCGGGAGGCACTCTCTCTTGATTATACTTGATCAATGAAGCGCGATATTCCTAAAAAATAATGTAATGGAGTAAACTGGTCTACGTAACCTATATGTGCTCCATCTAATGTATCATGTGTGAGTATGTAAGTATTCCTTTTCATTGAGGTGTTGTCTTCCCTGGTCTGACTTGCGCCTTCACGTCCATCGGGTTTATAAATCTGGTACATTTTTCAGTTAAGAAGTTAACAATTAATTTGGTCAATAATATATGTGGTATATGTTATAAAATTATACTATTGACAACTTCCTTTCAACGCAAATATAATGATACATTTTTAACACATAGCTAATGTTTTCCTGAGAAAATAATTTTGATTTTTTTATTCAGATGCATGTGAAACTTATTAGAAACCCAACTAGAGGGAGTCGCAAACATATGAAACTGACACACACCTGCTTGGCTGACAAATTATCCTTTCGAGACCTTCACACTCACCCTGTGCGTTcagtttattcggtttacatgatTCGATTTATACGGTTTTTCAGTTTGTATGatattaatacttcggtaaatatggtatgaaattaaaatacggttcggtttcggtatataccaaattatttcggtatggtttcggtatataccataaaaaccaaagttgacgcgaatttggaaatgacgtaataataattagcaaatttatgactcaaaacacatactattctacacaaatagtatatgactatatatataagtatatatgcatgcattgattcatctgttgatggttatggacgtgcttagcattttaaaaatagaaaaatgactatgttacaagaaaaaattatgtgcttagtagtgcatttgactcatgtacaagaaaaatgacaacttgtatggttgttcatctcaagaaatataaatttattttttacttcggtttattcggttaaccgttcggttttccggtatataccataaaaaccaagttcaaatcggtatgaaaagttcataccataccgaaaccagaaccataaaaaccataaaattGGTTCGGTTCGGTTCACACGACAACCTTATTTGGCGTTTCCAACTGGAGATGCCCATCTGATCCACGGCACATCTGGTCCTGATAGGTGTCAATTTACTACTGGTCAAAGCTAGGGTGGGGGTATAAGGCAAGCCGGCATTATTTGGTAGAGCAAAGTGCTTTTTTAGTTTCTCAATTTGTTGTGAAGTGTGGCTTACGGCTTTAATTTTATTTTTGGTGTAACCTTTGCATCCTTAGTTTCCCAGATCGTAATTTTATTATTGTGAAGTGTGGCTTTCGGCTTTAATACCAGATtagactagatcattgatggcgcgcgttgccgcgcccgcctGTTGCTCCAATAAATAAAAGGAACCTCTGTAAATATATGTTGACATGAAACTGGAAGTTGAAAACTAACCAGATTGCTTGGAATCTATGGAGATCAACGGACTAAACCTTTTGAATTAACAAATTATAGCACTGTAACTTGTTTTTAGGAGGATAATACAAGAAACATACAATATGCACTACCAGAATGTCTATGGTAAGTATGTCTGCAGCTGTGAGATCAGTCCAAGATCATAGTGGTGTTCTAACCTGCTAGGAGTTTTAGCATCTAGCTGCACCATGGATCATGCTACTACGTAAGAAGGCAGCCCTAGGGGGCGATGCAATGTCAACGTAGAATGATGTCACATAATTGTGAAAGCTTAAACACATACCTCACACTTTATGCAATCTTGGTTTCTGTTATAAATTGCCCCCGGTTGGTTGTTGTGGCTGCTCGCTTTTCCTTGCCCATCATTAGCCGCAACTCGTGATTTGGTGAACTATAATGAGAAGTACTCTTCAGAGAAATGGTACATCTCCATTAGAGTTATTAGGTAGTTACAGCCAAAAGCAAAGTCAACAGATATGTGCACATCTACCTGCTGCTATTGTATCCACGGTGACCCGTTGTACCGCCACCAGCAACCGACCAACGTGGCATGCTCGACGTTCGCGCCCAGAGCCAACACAACGTGCGTGTACCTTCTGGACGGGTGCTCGAGAGAGATAGGATCCGGCGGTAGCGCGCCCGAGGACTTCCAGATCCGTCCTCGAGAGAAACCTTGGACCGGCATACAGCAGCGACACAGGGAGCCGACATCGGGAGGTAGCAgagtatagtttttttttcttttcaataaAGGGCTTTTCATTAAATTGAAATATCGAGTTGATACAATCGCATCATAGAACGCCCGGCCAGGGTTGTCGTGCTGATGGCGGCGATGAAGAGATCACGTCGGTGGCTAGGGTGTCCGATCTGGATGCCATTCGGATCTGGATGGTGgttctgttgggtaacgtagtaatttcaaaaaaattcctacgcacacgcaagatcatggtgatgcatagcaacaagaggggagagtgttgtctacgtaccctcgtagaccggcaacggaagtgttgacagaACGTAGagaaagtagtcgtacgtcttcctgatccgaccgatccaagtaccgaacgtacgacacctccaagttctgcacacgttcaactcggtgacgtccctcgaaatcCGGTCCAGCAaaaggttgagggagagtttcgtcagcacgacggcgtgatgacggtgatgatgttctaccgacgcagggcttcgcctaagcaccgctacgatatgatcgaggtggaatatggtggaaggggacaccgcacacggctaaggaacgatcacgaggatcaacttctgtgtcatggggtgccccttgcctcagtatataaaggagggagaggggaaggtgcggccagccctatgggtgcgcctggaggagtcctactccaagcgggagtaggactcccccctcttgccttgttggaaaaggaaggaggaagggagaaagaggaaaggggggcgccgccccccttccttgtcctattcggactaggggggagggggcgcgcggcctgccctggccggccctcctcttctcccttatggcccatgtaggcccaataaccccccccccccggggggggggggggttccagtaaccccccgatactccggtaaaatcccgatttcacccggaacgtttccgatatccaaatataggcttccaatatatcaatctttatgtctcgaccatttcgagactcctcgtcatgtccgtgatcacatacgggactccgaacaaccttcggtacatcaaaacacaaaaaccctaattacgatcgttaccgaactttaagcgtgcggaccatacgggttcgagaactatgtagacatgaccgagacacgtctccggtcaataaccaatagtggaacctggatgctcgttaaactatcaagtagtcatcatattgagctagccaaacgttcataacgtctgcatctgctcctgcaataggtctgtcacctagcggtgcattaatgacataattcttctgtgcagcaatgaggataatcctcagatcagggatccaatccacatcattgctactaacatctttcaacttaattttctctaggaacatatcaaaaataaaacaggggagctaaacgcaagctattgatctacaacatagatatgctaatactattaggactaagttcatgataaattaaagttcaattaatcatattacttaagaactctcacttagaaagacatccctctaatcttctaagtgatcacgtgatccaaatcaactaaaccataaccgatcatcacgtgaaatggagtagctttcggtctcagtgttccgaggccatatctgcatatgctaggctcatgaagtttaacctaagtattctgcatgtgcaaaaactggcttgcacccgttgtagatggatgtagagcttatcacacccgatcatcacgtggtgtctgggcacgacgaactttggcaacggtgcatactcagggagaacacttttatcttgaaatttagtgagagaccatcttataatgctaccgtcaatcaaagcaagataagatgcataaaagataaacatcacatgcaatcaatataagtgatatgatatggccatcatcatcttgtgcttgtgatcttcatctccgaagcaccttcatgatcaccattgtcaccgacgcgacaccttgatctctatcgtatcatcgttgtcgtctcgccaatcttatgctcccacgactatcgctaccgcttagtggtaaagtaaagcattacagggcgattgcattgcatacaataaagcgacaaccatatggctcctgccagttgccgataacttggttataaaacacgatcatctcatacaataaaatttagcatcatgtcttgaccatatcacatcacaacatgccctgcaaaaacaagttagacgtcatctactttgttgttgcaagttttatgtggctgctacgggcttagcaaaaaccgttcttacctacgcatcaaaaccacaatgatagtttgtcaagttggtgctgttttaaccttcgcaaggaccgggcgtagccacactcggttcaactaaagttggagaaactgacacccgccagtcacctatgtgcaaagcatgtcggtagaaccagtctcgcgtaagtgtacgcgtaatgtcggtccgggccgcttcatccaacaataccgccaaaccaaaatatgacatgctggtaagcagtatgacttatatcgtccacaactcacttgtgttctactcgtgcgtataacatcaacgcataaaacctggttcggatgccactgttggggaacgtagtaatttcaaaaatttcctacgcacacgcaagatcatggtgatgcatagcaacgagaggggagagtgttgtctacgtaccctcgtagaccggaagcggaagcattataacaacgcggttgatgtagtcgtacgtcttcacggcccgaccgatcaagcaccgaaactacgacacctctgagttctagcacacgttcagctcgatgacgatcccctactctgatccagcagaatgtcggggaagagttccgtcagcatgacggcgtggtgacgatcttgatgttctaccgtcgcagggcttcgcctaagcaccgctacaatattatcggggattatgatggaggggggcaccgcacacggctaagagatcaatgatcaattgttgtgtctatggggtgccccctgcccccgtatataaagttgcaagggagggaggcggccggcctaggaggagggcacgccaaggggggagtcctactcccaccgggagtaggactcctccttcccttgttggagtaggagagaaggaaagagggggagaggaacaaggaaaagtgggctgcaccccttgtccaattcggaccagagggggggcgcgcgcctccttccttttggcctctcacctctattcccgtatggcccaataaggcccatatactcccggagaattctcgtaactctccggtactccgaaaaatacccgaatcactcggaacctttctgatgtccgaatatagtcgtccaatatatcgatctttacatctcgaccatttcgagactcctcgtcatgtcccctatctcatccgggactccgaactcctttggtacatcaaaactcataaactcataatataactgtcgtcgaaaccataagcgtgcggaccctacgggttcgagaacaatgtagacatgaccgagacacgtctccggtcaataaccaatagcggaacctggatgctcatattggctcccacatattctacgaagatctttatccgttagaccgcataacaacatacgttgttccgtttgtcatcggtatgttacttgctcgagattcgatcgtcggtatctcaatacctagttcaatctcattaccggcaagtctctttactcgttccgtaatacatcatcctgcaactaactcattagttgcaatgcttgcaaggcttaagtgatgtgcattaccgagagggcccagagatacctctccgacaatcggagtgacaaatcctactctcgaaatacgccaacccaacaagtaccttcggagacacctgtagagcacctttataatcacccagttacgttgtgacgtttggtagcacacaaagtgtttctccggtaaacaggagttgcataatctcatagtcataggaacatgtataaatcatgaagaaagcaatagtaacaaactaaacgatcaagtgctatgctaacggaatgggtcaagtcaatcacatcattctcctaatgatgtgatcctgttaatcaaatgacaactcatgtctatggttaggaaacataaccatctttgatcaacaagctagtcaagtagaggcatactagtgacactctgtttgtatatgtattcacacatgtattatgtttccggttaatacaattctagcatgaataataaacatttatcatgatataaggaaataaataataactttattatttcctctagggcatatttccttcaaggggcaactaagg
The sequence above is a segment of the Triticum dicoccoides isolate Atlit2015 ecotype Zavitan chromosome 1A, WEW_v2.0, whole genome shotgun sequence genome. Coding sequences within it:
- the LOC119285961 gene encoding putative disease resistance protein At1g50180 isoform X3, with amino-acid sequence MAESTVKAVVGNVSNLAVQETSLLCGVTLEVECLKNELERLKWYLKSADAKWRSGDDRVATWVSQIKAVSYEAENVIEVTDYMGKRNRLKKGFLGAISR
- the LOC119285961 gene encoding putative disease resistance protein At1g50180 isoform X2, encoding MAESTVKAVVGNVSNLAVQETSLLCGVTLEVECLKNELERLKWYLKSADAKWRSGDDRVATWVSQIKAVSYEAENVIEVTDYMGKRNRLKKGFLGAISRYAHLPGDLITLHKVGVEIKRVRRKLDEIFQSAERLKFILDSSVVDDKVHVDGESQQEYGLMYENIEDDFVMVGFEDEYEEIVDKLVDIDKDLSVVSIVAMGGAGKTTLARKVYSSSIVEQHFEKIAWVTVSEKYKGIDLMKDIMKQLMGTRGDSLEQMEEYEVGKKTHDFLLHRRYLVVLDDVWETNTWDQINRKVKAFPNASNGSRILLTTRKEDVANHIQMPTHVHHLKKLDEDESWKLFNSKALPSYIRRTIIDVYEFEELGRNLARKCDGLPLALAVLGGYLSRNLNTQTWCDILLDWPSTKNGQMMREILARSYKDLANHHLRSCYLYFAAFPEDYKISVLALIEVWIAERFIPHLPNHKLEETAHKYVLELAQRNLVQVIERSEVHGCILTVRIHDILRDWCIEEARQDGFLDVINKTAGQGGPSSSNTMISYHSSVQNLNGDLICHESISNSARTLIVFRIPSVSLSNQLKLLRVLHVEDSSLENFSRIIGGCIYLRYIRLRRCKDESSNNLLLGD
- the LOC119285961 gene encoding putative disease resistance protein At1g50180 isoform X1, which encodes MAESTVKAVVGNVSNLAVQETSLLCGVTLEVECLKNELERLKWYLKSADAKWRSGDDRVATWVSQIKAVSYEAENVIEVTDYMGKRNRLKKGFLGAISRYAHLPGDLITLHKVGVEIKRVRRKLDEIFQSAERLKFILDSSVVDDKVHVDGESQQEYGLMYENIEDDFVMVGFEDEYEEIVDKLVDIDKDLSVVSIVAMGGAGKTTLARKVYSSSIVEQHFEKIAWVTVSEKYKGIDLMKDIMKQLMGTRGDSLEQMEEYEVGKKTHDFLLHRRYLVVLDDVWETNTWDQINRKVKAFPNASNGSRILLTTRKEDVANHIQMPTHVHHLKKLDEDESWKLFNSKALPSYIRRTIIDVYEFEELGRNLARKCDGLPLALAVLGGYLSRNLNTQTWCDILLDWPSTKNGQMMREILARSYKDLANHHLRSCYLYFAAFPEDYKISVLALIEVWIAERFIPHLPNHKLEETAHKYVLELAQRNLVQVIERSEVHGCILTVRIHDILRDWCIEEARQDGFLDVINKTAGQGGPSSSNTMISYHSSVQNLNGDLICHESISNSARTLIVFRIPSVSLSNQLKLLRVLHVEDSSLENFSRIIGGCIYLRYIRLRRCKGVTLPSSIGQLLYLETIDLKCTQMDSVVPKSLWDIPTLRHVYLGNEFSPPRSLRHKELQTFELYLTRAETKYRRHNMVIFLGQMNQVTTFSWAISHIPLEVINIFANMPHLVDIYLNKFSVLKTIPAKFPQSLRCLVLFADIIEQDPMPMLEKLPSLVVLELSGYRGRIMSCSAKGFQRMQSLKLDEFSIEEWRMDVGSMPRLSHLALRRCRQIEKLPEGLLHVRLLIGDIELFNVPQITEDDNILYELQSRGWKVKRSP